Proteins encoded within one genomic window of Thunnus albacares chromosome 13, fThuAlb1.1, whole genome shotgun sequence:
- the rab24 gene encoding ras-related protein Rab-24 isoform X1, giving the protein MSAMRVDAKVVMLGKESVGKTSLVERYVHHRFLVGPYQNTIGAAFVAKPIQVGEKVITLGIWDTAGSERYEAMSRIYYRGARAAIVCYDLTDSSSFQRARFWVKELQNCEEHCKIYLCGTKNDLIEADRSLRQIDYHDAQDFAEEIGAQHFETSSKSGNNVDELFHKVAEDYNNTAFQYMTAEETGVDLGQKKDSYFYSCCHNN; this is encoded by the exons ATGAGTGCAATGCGCGTGGATGCCAAGGTTGTGATGCTGGGAAAGGAGAGTGTGGGGAAGACCAGCTTGGTGGAGAGATACGTTCATCATCGCTTCTTGGTTGGCCCGTACCAGAAT ACTATCGGTGCTGCTTTTGTAGCCAAACCAATCCAGGTGGGAGAGAAAGTGATTACCCTGGGAATATGG gacaCAGCTGGATCAGAGCGCTATGAAGCTATGAGCAGAATCTACTACAGAGGAGCCCGGGCAGCCATAGTCTGCTATG atctgactgacagcagcagcttccaGAGAGCTCGGTTCTGGGTGAAAGAGCTGCAGAACTGCGAGGAG CACTGTAAGATCTACCTGTGTGGCACTAAGAACGACCTGATTGAAGCAGATCGGAGCCTGCGCCAAATCGATTACCACGATGCTCAGGACTTTGCTGAAG AGATTGGGGCGCAGCATTTTGAAACCTCCAGTAAATCAGGAAACAATGTGG ATGAGTTGTTCCATAAAGTTGCTGAGGATTACAACAACACTGCCTTCCAGTATATGACAG CAGAGGAAACAGGCGTTGACTTGGGCCAGAAGAAAGACTCATATTTCTACTCCTGTTGCCATAACAACTGA
- the rab24 gene encoding ras-related protein Rab-24 isoform X2, which translates to MSAMRVDAKVVMLGKESVGKTSLVERYVHHRFLVGPYQNTIGAAFVAKPIQVGEKVITLGIWDTAGSERYEAMSRIYYRGARAAIVCYDLTDSSSFQRARFWVKELQNCEEHCKIYLCGTKNDLIEADRSLRQIDYHDAQDFAEEIGAQHFETSSKSGNNVDELFHKVAEDYNNTAFQYMTEETGVDLGQKKDSYFYSCCHNN; encoded by the exons ATGAGTGCAATGCGCGTGGATGCCAAGGTTGTGATGCTGGGAAAGGAGAGTGTGGGGAAGACCAGCTTGGTGGAGAGATACGTTCATCATCGCTTCTTGGTTGGCCCGTACCAGAAT ACTATCGGTGCTGCTTTTGTAGCCAAACCAATCCAGGTGGGAGAGAAAGTGATTACCCTGGGAATATGG gacaCAGCTGGATCAGAGCGCTATGAAGCTATGAGCAGAATCTACTACAGAGGAGCCCGGGCAGCCATAGTCTGCTATG atctgactgacagcagcagcttccaGAGAGCTCGGTTCTGGGTGAAAGAGCTGCAGAACTGCGAGGAG CACTGTAAGATCTACCTGTGTGGCACTAAGAACGACCTGATTGAAGCAGATCGGAGCCTGCGCCAAATCGATTACCACGATGCTCAGGACTTTGCTGAAG AGATTGGGGCGCAGCATTTTGAAACCTCCAGTAAATCAGGAAACAATGTGG ATGAGTTGTTCCATAAAGTTGCTGAGGATTACAACAACACTGCCTTCCAGTATATGACAG AGGAAACAGGCGTTGACTTGGGCCAGAAGAAAGACTCATATTTCTACTCCTGTTGCCATAACAACTGA